ACATCAATGTCTTGCCAGGTGGGTAGAAGGTGGCGTGACTTTTGGTCTGCTGCCAGGACTTGAGTGATGGCCTTCTCCTGCTCCAACACCCTTTCCATCATTTTGACACGGGACCCCCACCTTGTTGGCGATTCTGTGATCAGCTTGTGGGGGGGCAGGTTCAGCTCTCTCTGTGCACTGGTCAGGGCATTCTTCTTTTTCCAGCTGTAGGAGAATGTGCTGACCACTTTTTTGCACATACCTGTGGCCCGTGCAACTCGAGCATCATGTTGGACACTCCTCTCTGGGAAGTAAAAAGAACGGATAAAAATATTAGCATAAGTGGGAAAAGTAGGTTATCATAGTTGAAAAACGTAATAAACCATTAACTGTAGAGCAGCATAAGTATTTATTGTATGGACACACTGAACATTAGGCTATTACAAATCTAATAGGCCATGTTGTATGTATGTTGGTCAATAGTTTGCACATTCCTGCACAAATAGTAcagctttttcattttaaatacatttatattgtacatatttttaataatatttttcatataatctgatgataattgaattttatatttatgttttttttttactttctgatCCGGTCCCCAGAGAAATCACGGCTAAACAatactaacaatgaaaaatacaatactAATGTGGTGGccttaaatttgtttttgttttctttttttaatacaaacagAAAAGGACTTGACAAATTTTCTGAAtataaaatgttaggtttagaAAGTGTAACTTACCAATAGCGTTGTGCAGTCTGTGTCCAAAACATGCGAGTCTCGTCCATTTATTGATTTCCAGAGCGCGCACCATGTTTGCACCGCTGTCAGTCGTCATGCACACCAGACGCGCTTCATCCAAGCCCCAGGCGGAAAGTGCATCCTTCAGTCCTAACGCAATTATTGCTCCGGTGTGGTCTTCGGGGAAGAAGGCGGTCTGTAGGCATCTGCTGCGCAACTTCCAGTCATCGTCAATGAAGTGGATGGTGAGGCTAATGTATGGCTCAGTAGTTCGGCTGGACCATAAATCAGTAGTGGCCGAGTAGGCTTCAAGGTGGCGAATTTCGTTCATGACTCTGTCCGTGTACAGCTCTGGCAGACACTTCTGGCTAAAAAATTTCCGACCAGGCAGCTCGTATCTTGAGTCCAGAGTGTGAACCACATGTCTGAAGCCATCTCTCTCTATGGTTTGAATGGGCACCATGTCCTTTGCAATATATAGCGCAATTGCCCTGGTAATATCTTTCCATTTCTTACTACTCTTGTCGTAAGGTGTAGCAGCAGTAAACGATGCCTGCAGTGAAAGCTGTGTAGTCTTGGGACGCGCTCCGCTGGTGCTGCTGGTCCCACTTGCGCTCGTTTTGGCCCGGGTTGCCTCTTCATATTCACGGGCGTGCgtgtttttaaatgatgaaaCAGGTTGCTTGTGTTTCCACCTCTTGCTGTCACAACACGGCGGCAAACCTTGCATATTACTGAAGTTTGCTCCGTGTCGGATGATTTAAAACCGAACCAGTTCCAAATAACGGAGGTTCCTCCTCTTTTTGGAACGAGAGTTACCTCTAC
This portion of the Labeo rohita strain BAU-BD-2019 unplaced genomic scaffold, IGBB_LRoh.1.0 scaffold_818, whole genome shotgun sequence genome encodes:
- the LOC127162042 gene encoding E3 SUMO-protein ligase ZBED1, giving the protein MQGLPPCCDSKRWKHKQPVSSFKNTHAREYEEATRAKTSASGTSSTSGARPKTTQLSLQASFTAATPYDKSSKKWKDITRAIALYIAKDMVPIQTIERDGFRHVVHTLDSRYELPGRKFFSQKCLPELYTDRVMNEIRHLEAYSATTDLWSSRTTEPYISLTIHFIDDDWKLRSRCLQTAFFPEDHTGAIIALGLKDALSAWGLDEARLVCMTTDSGANMVRALEINKWTRLACFGHRLHNAIERSVQHDARVARATGMCKKVVSTFSYSWKKKNALTSAQRELNLPPHKLITESPTRWGSRVKMMERVLEQEKAITQVLAADQKSRHLLPTWQDIDVLEAITKALKPLQDFTDALSGEEYVSVSYVKPVLHLLNTNILKPEEDKAGLCEDIKKRVLDYLNEKYKDPATDELLTMATFLDPRFKTTYMSPEKLEEVRSRVATETKALEEKTATGASSTEDQSERETSTAPVQLKKPKHSLGSFFKKCSSAPPKQQGIDMELDGYLLMVTADSDSDPLEWWRLQCSHFPRISRLAKKYLCIPATSSPSERAFSTGGNIVTSSRASLKPENVDRLVFLAKNLNV